From the genome of Triticum aestivum cultivar Chinese Spring chromosome 3B, IWGSC CS RefSeq v2.1, whole genome shotgun sequence, one region includes:
- the LOC123070654 gene encoding probable glutamate carboxypeptidase LAMP1: MPWWSHRGEDIYTGRVATCQCSSRDMSGAPETARAMSAHGKQQPLLRYPAPAAGHGSGSGMGRRRHLAFLAIAAALVASYHLLHAPTPSSRYHALFLTLGSNASAAAHLRELTLRPHVAGTPANALAAEYVRATLSALSFPTRVTPYSVLLSYPVHRSLSLSAPGRATKSFSLTQDTYPNDPYAEAAAEVVPTYFAYSGSGSVTAEVVYANYGDRKDYAYLASHGVDVAGKVVLARYGDIHCEDMVRNARDAGAAAAIIYTDAKDFGGPAAKGKRKWFPNTRWLPPSGVQVGTLYYGNGDPTTPMWPSCAAGEDCERLSMDELDTSEAMPGIPTLPVSGRDGETIQKAMGGGVAPPEWQGGEGAPVYRIGPGPAVLNLTYMGNDTLATIENVFAVIEGKEEPDRYVIIGNHRDAWTFGAVDPNSGTAAMLEIAERLSQLEKKGWRPRRTIIVCSWDAEEFALIGSTEWAEDNIDMLASRAVAYLNVDISVFGPGGLMPRATPQLDELIKEASRMVPDPDDPSHTLYDYMIRQNPPIARVAGAGTDFAAFVQHIGVPSLDMSYGLFSEYPVYHSLYDDFVWMERFGDPLFHRHVALASVWGLIALRLADDEIIPFNYVSYAAELEESSKVVEDGCPGCAVSFSPLHKSIKQLEKAAMKIHMEKKVLQAEKWGLNTRERTLKVREMNDRLMMAERAFTNREGLAGRPWYKHMIYASSDQDDWGTKAFPGIVSAMANAQKLNTSESWRLLQHEIYRGARAVSKASAVLDGRLT; encoded by the exons ATGCCATGGTGGAGTCATCGAGGCGAGGATATATACACAGGCAGAGTGGCAACGTGTCAGTGCAGTAGCCGTGACATGTCCGGTGCACCCGAGACTGCGCGCGCAATGTCTGCCCACGGCAAGCAGCAGCCGCTCCTACGCtaccccgcgcccgccgccggccacggcagcggcagcggcatggGGAGGCGCAGGCACCTCGCCTTCCTGGCCATCGCCGCGGCCCTGGTCGCGTCCTACCACCTCCTCCACGCGCCCACCCCCTCGTCGCGGTACCACGCGCTCTTTCTCACCCTCGGCTCCAACGCCAGCGCCGCCGCGCACCTCCGCGAGCTCACCCTCCGCCCGCACGTCGCCGGCACCCCGGCCAACGCCCTCGCCGCCGAGTACGTCCGCGCCACGCTCTCCGCCCTCTCCTTCCCCACCCGCGTCACGCCCTACTCCGTCCTCCTCTCCTACCCCGTCCACCGCTCGCTCTCCCTCTCCGCGCCCGGCCGCGCCACCAAGTCCTTCTCCCTCACCCAGGACACCTACCCCAACGACCCCtacgccgaggcggcggcggaggtcgTCCCCACCTACTTCGCCTACTCCGGCTCCGGCTCCGTCACCGCCGAGGTCGTGTACGCCAATTACGGCGACAGGAAGGACTACGCCTACCTTGCCTCCCACGGCGTGGACGTCGCGGGGAAGGTCGTGCTCGCGCGCTACGGGGACATCCACTGCGAGGACATGGTGCGGAATGCTCGcgacgccggcgccgccgcggcgaTCATCTACACCGACGCCAAGGACTTCGGCGGTCCCGCGGCCAAGGGGAAGCGGAAGTGGTTCCCCAACACGCGGTGGCTCCCGCCAAGCGGCGTTCAGGTGGGGACCCTGTACTACGGGAACGGCGACCCGACCACGCCGATGTGGCCGTCGTGCGCCGCAGGGGAGGACTGCGAGCGTCTGAGCATGGACGAGCTGGACACGAGCGAGGCGATGCCCGGCATCCCCACGCTGCCGGTGTCGGGGAGGGACGGGGAGACGATCCAGAAGGCGATGGGCGGTGGCGTGGCCCCACCGGAGTGGCAGGGCGGCGAGGGCGCGCCTGTGTACCGGATCGGGCCCGGCCCGGCCGTGCTGAATCTCACATACATG GGAAATGACACCCTAGCCACCATCGAAAATGTCTTTGCTGTGATAGAAGGGAAAGAAGAGCCTGACAG ataTGTGATCATAGGCAACCATCGTGATGCCTGGACATTTGGGGCAGTCGATCCCAACAGTGGAACAGCAGCTATGCTCGAG ATTGCGGAGAGGCTGTCCCAGCTAGAAAAGAAAGGGTGGAGGCCAAGGCGAACAATCATCGTCTGCAGTTGGGATGCAGAAGAGTTTGCGCTG ATAGGGTCTACGGAATGGGCCGAGGACAACATCGATATGCTTGCTTCAAGAGCTGTTGCTTATCTGAATGTGGATATATCAGTGTTTGGGCCTGGAGGTCTTATGCCCCGCGCAACCCCTCAACTCGATGAATTGATCAAGGAAGCAAGCAGAATG GTACCCGATCCTGATGATCCGTCTCATACCTTGTATGACTACATGATTCGCCAGAATCCTCCG ATTGCAAGAGTGGCTGGTGCTGGAACAGACTTTGCAGCTTTTGTCCAGCATATTGGAGTCCCTTCACTCGACATGTCTTATGGACTAT TTTCAGAGTACCCTGTTTACCACTCGCTGTACGATGATTTTGTTTGGATGGAGCGGTTTGGAGACCCCCTGTTCCACAGACATGTAGCAT TGGCGAGCGTCTGGGGTCTGATTGCTTTGAGACTTGCAGATGATGAGATCATTCCCTTCAATTACGTCTCCTATGCGGCCGAACTGGAG GAGAGCTCAAAAGTTGTGGAGGACGGATGCCCTGGGTGTGCCGTCAGTTTCAGCCCTCTGCACAAGTCAATCAAGCAGCTTGAGAAGGCGGCCATGAAAATTCACATGGAGAAGAAG GTGCTGCAAGCAGAGAAATGGGGCCTAAACACGAGGGAACGCACACTGAAAGTCAGAGAGATGAACGACCGCTTGATGATGGCAGAGCGAGCCTTCACCAACAGAGAAGGGCTCGCAGGGAGACCGTGGTACAAACACATG ATTTATGCGTCGTCGGACCAGGACGACTGGGGCACCAAGGCGTTCCCTGGCATCGTCTCGGCCATGGCCAACGCACAGAAGCTCAACACGTCGGAGTCTTGGCGGCTGTTGCAGCATGAGATTTACAGGGGTGCAAGGGCCGTGTCCAAGGCCTCTGCAGTCCTGGATGGAAGGCTAACATGA